In Williamsoniiplasma luminosum, the genomic stretch CCATATCTAAAGCTTTGAACAGAGGAAAACACACAACTACTTCCATTCAATTATATAAATTACCACAAAACATTTTGCTTGCTGATACTCCTGGATTTTCATCATTTGAAATTAAAAATATTTCCGCGGAGTTAATTTCCTCGACATTTACCCCATTTCAAGATATGTATTATCAATGCAAATTTAGAAATTGTTTACACGTTAAAGAGAAAGGGTGCTATGTAAAACAAGCATTAGAAAATAATGAATTGGCACAATTTATTTACGATGACTATAAAAAAATTATTTCAGAAATCAAACCAAAAAAGGAGACCACAACATGAAAAAAATAGAAATAGCACCAAGTTTACTATCTGCTGATTTTTATGATTTAAAAGCAGACCTAGATCTATGTAAAAAACATAAGATTGAATGATTGCATTATGATGTAATGGATTTTGATTTTGTTCCAAATTTAACTTTTGGCGCCAAAATTTTAAAAGATATAACCGACCGCACAAATTTTAAAATTGATATCCATTTTATGGTCAAAGTTAAGAGTGTTGATTTTGAATCTTTCTTTGAAGAATATATTCAAACAAAACCTGCAATGATGACAATGCACATTGAAGCGATGTCTAAAAATCAAGCATCTACATTTATAAATTTATGTCAAAAAAATAATATTTTAGCATCTTTGGCAATCAAACCAAACACAGAAATTGATGAAATTTTAGAATTTTTACCAATCATTGATAATGTTTTGGTGATGACTGTTGAACCAGGTTTTGGTGGTCAAAAATTTATGTCAAAAGCAGCGCTTAAAATTCATGATCTAAAAATTTTAGCTCAAGAAAATGGTTATCATTACACTATTGAAGTTGATGGTGGAATTAATGATCAAACGTTTGAAATAGTCAAAAAATATAATGTTGATCTTGTTGTGGCTGGTAGTTATTTATTTGGTCAAAGTGACTTCACTCAAAGATTGGAAAAACTAAAATAATGAAACCAAATATATTTATAGTTGCGGCAAAAACCAAATTAAATTACAAAAAAATTCTAAGCACTTTTCCAAATACTATTTTTATTGGAGTCGAAAGAGGAGCTTTGGACTTGATTCATAAAGGAATTAAACCCAATCTTTGTATTGGTGACTTTGATAAAGTCACCAAAGAAGAATTAAAACTGATCAAAAACAGTTGTGACAAATTCGAATTGCATAATAGAGAAAAAGAATTTTTAGATGGTGAAATAGCGATTCTAGAAGCCTTAAAATTAGAACATACCAAAATTTTCTTTGTGGTAAAACCAACAAAACGTTATGACAAAAATATTTCCATTATGGATTTGGTTTTTAAATATAATGTTGAAGTTTTAAATGATGAAACAGTGATTTTAAAAATCAAAAAAGGATTCACAACCTTAGATTTCAATCTTTATCAAGACATCACTTACATTTCGTTTTATGCTAAAAATAAAGCAACAATTGCTCTAAATAATTTTAAATACGATATTGAAAATCTTACTTTGGATGCTTATGA encodes the following:
- a CDS encoding ribulose-phosphate 3-epimerase, with the protein product MKKIEIAPSLLSADFYDLKADLDLCKKHKIEWLHYDVMDFDFVPNLTFGAKILKDITDRTNFKIDIHFMVKVKSVDFESFFEEYIQTKPAMMTMHIEAMSKNQASTFINLCQKNNILASLAIKPNTEIDEILEFLPIIDNVLVMTVEPGFGGQKFMSKAALKIHDLKILAQENGYHYTIEVDGGINDQTFEIVKKYNVDLVVAGSYLFGQSDFTQRLEKLK
- a CDS encoding thiamine diphosphokinase, translated to MKPNIFIVAAKTKLNYKKILSTFPNTIFIGVERGALDLIHKGIKPNLCIGDFDKVTKEELKLIKNSCDKFELHNREKEFLDGEIAILEALKLEHTKIFFVVKPTKRYDKNISIMDLVFKYNVEVLNDETVILKIKKGFTTLDFNLYQDITYISFYAKNKATIALNNFKYDIENLTLDAYENKAISNEFISYKNSTIMTNKELVCILSKNSD